A portion of the Stigmatella aurantiaca DW4/3-1 genome contains these proteins:
- a CDS encoding TIGR04552 family protein has translation MKVKSLIPQLPELPVCTVGEMGLRELERLRLILRGGSVIDWRRMHFQSREEVDHFLRLCQIDTSRSYDEEWARTVLAEAVEYLRKTFNYRVAEVVAQPEEIHDLFLFASGIKGPPKYRRIACIVLKVMHVIQHIEGRDLLFRLAVSEAELAELVTSKVLGVAQEIKAKGLPVVEFAHSIKTRDSLVTKLIAKKETVAAQVYDRTRFRIITKSRADILPILYLLVQRLFPFNFVVPGQTDNSLMPFKTVLAENPHFEHFATQLHLDRDYEAREDPSMNQFSGNTYRALNFVVDMPLRMDGYLPAPEEDARPRKGRIVFTLVEFQIVDEETSLLNEEGENAHKLYKRRQKRRVLRRLARGLVVPKRK, from the coding sequence GTGAAGGTCAAGTCCCTCATCCCCCAACTCCCTGAACTCCCTGTTTGCACCGTGGGAGAGATGGGTCTTCGAGAACTGGAGCGTCTCCGGCTGATTCTTCGGGGAGGCTCGGTCATCGATTGGAGGAGGATGCACTTCCAGTCGCGCGAGGAGGTCGATCACTTTCTACGATTGTGCCAGATCGACACCTCGCGCTCGTATGATGAAGAGTGGGCCCGGACCGTATTGGCCGAGGCGGTCGAGTACCTCCGGAAAACCTTCAACTACCGCGTCGCGGAAGTCGTGGCTCAGCCAGAAGAGATTCACGATCTCTTCTTGTTCGCCTCTGGCATAAAGGGGCCGCCTAAGTACCGCCGGATTGCCTGCATCGTGCTGAAGGTTATGCACGTCATCCAGCATATTGAAGGGCGGGACTTGCTCTTCCGGCTGGCGGTATCCGAGGCTGAATTGGCTGAATTGGTCACATCCAAGGTGTTGGGAGTCGCTCAAGAAATCAAAGCTAAAGGGTTGCCCGTTGTAGAGTTTGCTCACTCCATCAAGACGCGTGACTCGCTTGTAACCAAGCTGATAGCCAAGAAGGAGACAGTTGCGGCACAGGTTTATGACCGCACTCGCTTCCGGATTATCACGAAGAGCAGGGCGGACATCCTTCCTATCTTGTATCTCTTGGTGCAGCGGTTGTTTCCATTCAACTTTGTGGTTCCTGGTCAGACTGATAACTCGCTCATGCCGTTCAAGACGGTGCTAGCGGAGAATCCGCATTTCGAGCATTTTGCGACACAACTCCATCTTGATAGAGATTATGAAGCTCGCGAAGACCCATCGATGAATCAGTTCTCAGGCAACACCTACCGGGCGCTCAACTTCGTTGTGGATATGCCTTTGAGAATGGATGGATACCTTCCTGCACCTGAAGAAGACGCCCGCCCAAGGAAGGGTCGTATTGTCTTTACATTAGTGGAATTTCAGATCGTTGATGAAGAGACTTCCCTCCTCAATGAGGAGGGAGAGAACGCCCATAAACTGTACAAGCGCCGTCAGAAACGCCGGGTCCTTCGGCGCTTAGCTAGAGGATTGGTTGTGCCGAAGAGGAAATAG
- the gltJ gene encoding adventurous gliding motility protein GltJ, giving the protein MRFVCDSCRAQYMISDDKVGAKGVKVRCKKCGHVILVRPAGATASKDDEAQETPAASAASNGGMNSTAAGLPASLGTPPEGGLFTDVEEDEIGAVFDQVLNSGSNKIPAGDASGGEGKSSAAVRKLAEAESEPDEPQSSAPAHDWFVAIDEKQVGPLTVEKVKDYWDRGEVGPDSLCWRQGFSDWIPLSEATELAPALAPRPAKPVIVAPAAMSGQTAAVSAPVESAFSAGAAAKSARAEIPPAPALGAEPTSSGWKPSAASVLASLVKEENDALSKPPKPAPVAEKPAVGGLLDLPPPEASAPVARAAPMMAAASEHAPQPAAMPYAPPVAAPAYPQPAPAYPQPAYAPAGYPQPGYGGYQPPPPAAPQGGSKTGLIAGIAVAAIAVVGVGLFFALKPSSQPEASPPVAAAPPPAAAKPVEPPPAAPPAATPTPPVVAAVTPPPPAAPAPTPAAPAATPPAVAVATPPPPAAVEPAAAKPAETPRTEPAVARQDPPRTSKPRPSQSEPVASVTRSKPEPASDDDFDELFGSKKTETKKSQESTPSTYIPPAPGSGGNVREQLAQSDVMEVVLANRPAIVKCVSEQKKREPGSSGKLVMRWVIQTSGRTTGVAVRTEEFRKTYLATCISGLIKGWTFPKHRKQGDPIDFPFTF; this is encoded by the coding sequence ATGCGTTTCGTCTGCGACAGCTGCCGCGCGCAGTACATGATTAGCGACGACAAGGTTGGCGCCAAGGGCGTCAAGGTTCGTTGCAAGAAGTGCGGCCATGTCATCCTGGTGCGTCCTGCCGGCGCCACGGCGTCCAAGGATGATGAGGCACAGGAGACGCCTGCGGCGAGTGCCGCGAGCAATGGAGGGATGAACTCCACGGCCGCCGGATTGCCTGCTTCGTTGGGAACACCGCCCGAGGGCGGTCTCTTCACGGACGTCGAAGAGGACGAGATTGGCGCCGTCTTCGACCAGGTGCTCAACTCGGGCTCGAACAAGATCCCGGCGGGTGATGCTTCAGGAGGGGAGGGCAAGTCCTCGGCGGCGGTGCGCAAGCTCGCCGAGGCCGAGTCGGAGCCCGATGAGCCGCAGTCCTCTGCACCAGCGCATGACTGGTTCGTCGCCATCGACGAGAAGCAGGTGGGCCCGCTGACCGTGGAGAAGGTGAAGGATTACTGGGACCGCGGCGAGGTGGGGCCGGACAGCCTGTGCTGGCGTCAGGGCTTCAGCGACTGGATCCCTCTCTCGGAGGCGACGGAACTGGCCCCTGCGCTCGCGCCGCGCCCGGCCAAGCCGGTCATTGTCGCTCCCGCGGCAATGTCGGGCCAGACTGCCGCTGTGTCCGCGCCGGTGGAGTCCGCGTTCAGCGCGGGCGCGGCGGCGAAGAGCGCACGAGCAGAGATTCCGCCAGCCCCCGCATTGGGCGCCGAGCCGACTTCCTCGGGTTGGAAACCCTCCGCCGCGAGCGTTCTCGCTTCGCTCGTGAAGGAGGAGAACGACGCGCTGTCCAAGCCTCCCAAACCTGCGCCGGTGGCGGAGAAGCCAGCAGTGGGTGGATTGCTGGATCTGCCCCCTCCCGAGGCCTCGGCTCCGGTTGCACGGGCGGCCCCGATGATGGCGGCGGCCTCGGAGCATGCGCCGCAGCCCGCGGCGATGCCTTACGCGCCTCCTGTCGCAGCCCCGGCGTATCCTCAGCCGGCGCCTGCCTACCCACAGCCCGCGTACGCCCCTGCGGGCTATCCGCAGCCCGGGTACGGGGGGTATCAACCTCCGCCCCCCGCTGCCCCTCAGGGGGGAAGCAAGACGGGTTTGATTGCGGGGATCGCGGTGGCGGCCATCGCCGTCGTGGGGGTTGGGCTCTTCTTCGCCCTCAAGCCTTCTTCTCAGCCAGAGGCCTCGCCGCCTGTGGCAGCGGCACCGCCGCCCGCCGCGGCGAAGCCTGTGGAGCCGCCACCTGCGGCGCCACCTGCCGCCACTCCGACGCCTCCTGTGGTCGCGGCCGTGACACCGCCTCCTCCCGCTGCGCCGGCGCCGACTCCCGCGGCCCCAGCAGCCACTCCTCCCGCTGTGGCTGTGGCGACGCCGCCTCCTCCGGCGGCGGTCGAGCCTGCTGCTGCGAAGCCCGCCGAGACACCCCGGACCGAGCCCGCCGTGGCCCGCCAGGACCCGCCGAGGACGAGCAAGCCTCGTCCGAGCCAGAGCGAGCCCGTGGCCAGCGTCACGCGCTCCAAGCCCGAGCCTGCCTCGGACGACGATTTCGACGAGCTGTTTGGCTCGAAGAAGACGGAGACGAAGAAGTCTCAAGAGAGTACGCCCTCCACGTACATTCCTCCTGCGCCTGGGAGCGGAGGGAATGTGCGTGAGCAGCTCGCGCAGTCCGACGTCATGGAAGTGGTGCTCGCGAACCGGCCCGCGATCGTGAAGTGCGTGAGCGAGCAGAAGAAGCGGGAGCCTGGAAGCAGCGGCAAGCTGGTGATGCGCTGGGTCATTCAGACGAGCGGCAGGACAACAGGGGTGGCGGTGCGGACCGAAGAGTTCCGCAAGACGTACCTGGCGACCTGTATCTCGGGACTCATCAAGGGATGGACTTTCCCGAAGCACCGGAAACAAGGAGATCCCATCGATTTCCCGTTCACCTTCTGA
- a CDS encoding toxin-antitoxin system YwqK family antitoxin yields MQSSKLIGVLFLGMSLGGSTAFAGDLANKAGLNIKLNCPAGSSQFGNPDDGLYCRKSVSTDGYSVPHGPYTAYHPGGKKSVEGQYVEGFRSGTWVYYDKSGNVTEKIQFGRENYNGRREQYFTNGKLRLVEEYVGGKRQGLTQEFSEDGKVIRQVRYHNDQEVAAK; encoded by the coding sequence ATGCAGTCTTCGAAGCTGATTGGTGTCCTGTTTTTGGGAATGAGCCTGGGAGGGTCGACCGCATTCGCGGGTGATCTGGCAAACAAGGCAGGGCTGAACATCAAGTTGAATTGCCCGGCGGGAAGCAGCCAGTTCGGTAACCCTGACGATGGGCTCTACTGCCGCAAGTCGGTGTCGACGGACGGATACAGCGTCCCACATGGACCGTATACAGCGTACCATCCAGGCGGCAAGAAGAGTGTCGAAGGCCAGTACGTTGAAGGCTTTCGCAGCGGTACATGGGTCTATTACGACAAGTCTGGGAATGTCACCGAGAAGATCCAGTTCGGCAGGGAGAACTACAACGGTAGGCGGGAGCAGTACTTCACTAATGGCAAACTGCGTCTCGTGGAGGAGTACGTGGGTGGTAAGAGGCAAGGGCTCACCCAAGAGTTCTCCGAAGACGGGAAGGTCATACGCCAGGTGCGCTACCACAATGACCAAGAGGTAGCCGCGAAGTAA
- a CDS encoding Ig-like domain-containing protein, which yields MTLLRRLIPLLLLVLHSACIQLPEVGNAAPPSDAGPSPETPDGGSPADTESPTITAISPRHDSTQVAIDSQIRLTFSEPMDISSVQISIAPLVLFSALAWSNGNAVVTFQPASPFAQNTAYTILVDGKDRSGNPLAERKAFSFSTTGPAPDTTPPTVLQATPGHGALGIARAASITVMFSEPMDKAAAQTAFAIISPPGFNSGVFDWNGAGTEMTFNPDVDFPYGTDVTWRVSTTAKDLSHNALETTVTSTFRVIRTNTVTIDFDPMTSGSAASPDYWRQTHYYSIETVGDNALNAQYRLLIGFKTDILPESLTTITHGALKWHITGQRGIPFSALGKLLLERVYIGDEIALSPADGTIPASKVQYESAPIGLPIIITDSSPIATRISDVTSFVNLDWKDRHSRGSKRSQFRLRFEFPSNNNNANDCLQTDESAAPKLAELEVSYEYP from the coding sequence ATGACCCTTCTCAGACGTCTCATTCCCCTTCTGCTGCTGGTCCTCCACTCCGCCTGCATCCAACTGCCCGAGGTGGGCAACGCGGCACCGCCCTCCGACGCGGGGCCATCTCCCGAGACGCCTGACGGAGGGTCTCCGGCCGATACGGAATCGCCGACAATCACGGCGATATCCCCGCGGCACGATTCGACCCAGGTCGCCATCGACAGCCAGATCCGGCTCACCTTCTCGGAGCCGATGGATATCAGCTCGGTCCAGATCAGCATTGCGCCCCTGGTGTTGTTCAGCGCATTGGCATGGTCGAACGGCAATGCCGTCGTGACCTTTCAACCTGCCTCACCGTTCGCCCAGAACACTGCATACACGATCCTCGTCGACGGCAAGGATCGAAGCGGAAACCCGCTTGCCGAGCGCAAAGCCTTTTCATTCAGCACGACAGGTCCAGCCCCCGACACCACACCGCCCACCGTGCTTCAGGCAACCCCGGGCCATGGCGCTCTCGGTATCGCCAGAGCCGCATCCATCACCGTGATGTTCTCGGAGCCCATGGACAAAGCCGCTGCGCAGACGGCCTTTGCAATCATCTCCCCGCCCGGCTTCAACTCAGGGGTTTTCGACTGGAACGGTGCAGGGACAGAAATGACATTCAACCCTGATGTGGATTTTCCCTACGGAACGGATGTGACGTGGCGCGTGTCCACAACAGCGAAAGACCTCTCGCACAACGCGCTTGAGACAACCGTGACGAGTACCTTCCGTGTCATTCGGACAAACACCGTCACAATTGACTTCGATCCAATGACCAGCGGCTCAGCGGCTTCACCGGACTATTGGAGACAAACCCACTATTACAGCATTGAGACGGTGGGAGATAACGCCCTCAACGCACAATACCGTCTCCTCATTGGCTTCAAAACAGATATTCTGCCAGAGAGTTTGACAACCATCACCCACGGTGCCTTGAAGTGGCACATCACGGGACAGCGTGGAATCCCTTTTTCAGCGTTGGGAAAGCTTCTACTTGAACGCGTCTACATCGGAGATGAGATCGCACTCTCACCTGCTGACGGGACAATCCCCGCGAGCAAAGTTCAATACGAATCTGCTCCTATCGGCCTACCTATTATCATTACAGACAGCAGTCCCATCGCTACACGGATTTCCGACGTAACCTCATTCGTCAATCTCGACTGGAAAGACAGGCATAGCCGAGGCAGTAAGCGCTCTCAGTTCAGACTTCGATTTGAATTTCCGAGCAACAACAACAATGCAAATGATTGTTTGCAGACAGATGAATCGGCTGCCCCCAAACTGGCAGAGCTTGAAGTCTCATATGAGTACCCATAA